One region of Streptomyces sp. CG4 genomic DNA includes:
- a CDS encoding benzaldehyde dehydrogenase: MALLDSDVWGKRLFSDGWKDAGREQPVIEPATGAQLGTVGLASAEDVGRAAARAAEAQQSWGAASPQQRAAVLRRAGELFTEHAAEIEDWLVREAGSVRAKAAFEVQLALGECFECAGLPTHPQGEVLTSEDARWSLARRRPAGVVSVIAPFNFPLILGLRSVAPALALGNAVLLKPDPRTAVSGGVVIARVFEEAGLPAGVLHLLPGDGSVGRAVVAAPEVRVVSFTGSTPVGRAIGEQAGRLLKRAHLELGGNNALVVLPGTDVHKAASAGAFGSYLHQGQICMTTGRHIVHESLLAQYTAALTAKAEALPVGDPARENVALGPLIDRRQLERVHGIVTESVAAGATVAAGGEIVGAGYRATVLTGLTTDMPAWREEIFGPVAPVIGFSTLEEAARIVNDCEYGLSVGILGDVGTAMKLADRIDSGKVHINEQTVSDEPNAPFGGVKASGTGSRLGGAAANIEAFTETQWLTVRPDIADYPF; this comes from the coding sequence ATGGCACTCCTGGACAGCGACGTCTGGGGCAAGAGGCTCTTCAGTGACGGTTGGAAGGACGCCGGCCGCGAGCAGCCGGTGATCGAGCCGGCGACCGGGGCTCAGCTCGGCACCGTGGGCCTGGCCTCGGCCGAGGACGTGGGCCGCGCCGCCGCCCGCGCCGCCGAGGCCCAGCAGTCCTGGGGGGCCGCTTCCCCGCAGCAGCGGGCGGCCGTACTGCGCCGCGCGGGCGAGCTGTTCACCGAGCACGCCGCCGAGATCGAGGACTGGCTGGTGCGGGAGGCGGGCTCCGTACGGGCCAAGGCGGCCTTCGAGGTGCAGTTGGCGCTGGGCGAGTGCTTCGAGTGCGCGGGTCTGCCGACGCATCCGCAGGGTGAGGTGCTCACGTCGGAGGACGCCCGCTGGTCGCTGGCCCGGCGGCGCCCGGCGGGCGTGGTGAGCGTGATCGCGCCGTTCAACTTCCCGCTCATCCTGGGGCTGCGCTCGGTGGCACCCGCGCTGGCGCTGGGCAACGCGGTGCTGCTCAAGCCGGATCCGCGCACCGCGGTCAGCGGCGGAGTCGTCATCGCCCGGGTCTTCGAGGAGGCCGGGCTGCCCGCCGGCGTGCTCCATCTGCTCCCGGGCGACGGCTCGGTCGGCCGGGCGGTCGTAGCGGCGCCCGAGGTACGGGTCGTCTCCTTCACCGGATCCACGCCGGTCGGGCGGGCGATCGGCGAGCAGGCCGGCCGGCTGCTCAAGCGGGCCCACCTCGAACTCGGCGGGAACAACGCCCTGGTGGTGCTGCCCGGGACGGATGTACACAAGGCGGCCTCGGCCGGTGCGTTCGGCTCGTACCTGCACCAGGGGCAGATCTGTATGACGACCGGCCGGCACATCGTGCACGAGTCGCTCCTGGCGCAGTACACCGCCGCGCTCACGGCGAAGGCCGAGGCGCTGCCCGTGGGCGACCCCGCCCGGGAGAACGTGGCGCTGGGGCCGCTCATCGACCGGCGGCAGCTGGAGCGGGTGCATGGAATCGTCACCGAGAGCGTCGCGGCGGGCGCGACCGTGGCCGCGGGCGGCGAGATCGTGGGCGCCGGGTACCGGGCCACCGTACTGACCGGGCTCACCACCGACATGCCCGCATGGCGCGAGGAGATCTTCGGGCCCGTGGCACCCGTCATCGGCTTCTCGACGTTGGAAGAGGCCGCGCGGATCGTCAACGACTGCGAGTACGGGCTGTCCGTCGGCATTCTCGGCGACGTCGGTACGGCGATGAAGCTCGCCGACCGGATCGACTCCGGCAAGGTCCACATCAACGAGCAGACGGTCAGCGACGAACCGAACGCGCCCTTCGGCGGGGTCAAGGCGTCCGGCACCGGGTCCCGGCTCGGCGGCGCCGCCGCCAACATCGAGGCCTTCACCGAGACTCAGTGGCTCACCGTCCGCCCGGACATCGCCGACTACCCGTTCTGA
- a CDS encoding GNAT family N-acetyltransferase has product MNHAEDWIRERLASKRWLAWVAESDGEVCGHVFLHPVERVPEPYENNTPLGYVTNFYVVPERRNRGFGAALLQALRRHAQGSGMDVLIVWPSERSVPLYHRSGFQSPTELLEAR; this is encoded by the coding sequence GTGAACCACGCTGAGGACTGGATCCGGGAGCGGCTTGCGAGCAAACGCTGGCTGGCCTGGGTCGCCGAAAGCGACGGCGAGGTCTGCGGGCATGTCTTCCTCCACCCGGTGGAGAGGGTGCCGGAACCCTACGAGAACAACACCCCGCTCGGCTACGTCACGAACTTCTACGTGGTTCCCGAACGTCGCAATCGAGGGTTCGGGGCAGCCCTTCTTCAAGCCCTGAGAAGGCATGCGCAGGGCAGCGGCATGGACGTACTGATCGTCTGGCCGTCCGAACGCAGTGTGCCGCTCTACCATCGATCCGGGTTCCAGTCTCCGACCGAGTTGTTGGAGGCACGGTGA
- a CDS encoding ABC transporter substrate-binding protein has translation MRTPPSPSGAERADGSSVRIGALVPLTRPGWVEAGQHVLAGLELAARDVNDTGGIGGRPLEVVVRDTAADPERAATAVDDLAHLGVAALAGEYHSVVARAIATRADALGLPFLCSSAVLDALTEQPTDWVARLSPPQSRGWQVYADFLLGAGHRRIAVATQSSVYWAAGTRILRDHLAPRGGTVIELDMRTLTPTTVCDALVDHRATALLLLVGHPDPAVPIVKSVRRDQRLTEIMIGAPAGQPELPEWATMLGADSAGVPFLRYLPERLSPLGARVETALREQLAEAPSFVAFEGYDTIAVLADVLRSYGTDRSSTAASWPRVAVEGTRGKIQFSRTPGVSVWQWASTPIQVVDRDPAEPDRFRILHAS, from the coding sequence ATGCGTACGCCACCATCACCATCTGGAGCGGAGCGGGCTGACGGATCATCCGTCCGGATCGGCGCTCTCGTTCCGCTGACTCGGCCCGGCTGGGTCGAGGCAGGTCAACACGTGCTCGCTGGACTTGAGTTGGCCGCTCGCGATGTCAATGACACCGGCGGGATCGGCGGAAGACCACTTGAGGTGGTGGTCAGAGACACCGCGGCCGATCCAGAGAGGGCCGCGACGGCCGTGGACGACTTGGCTCACCTGGGCGTGGCCGCCTTGGCGGGGGAGTACCACAGCGTCGTCGCTCGTGCCATTGCCACCAGGGCCGACGCCCTCGGCCTTCCGTTCCTCTGCTCGTCAGCGGTTCTCGACGCGCTCACCGAACAGCCGACGGATTGGGTAGCGCGCCTCTCCCCGCCGCAGTCCCGCGGCTGGCAGGTCTACGCGGACTTTCTCCTCGGCGCGGGCCACCGTCGCATCGCCGTCGCAACCCAGTCCAGTGTCTACTGGGCCGCTGGGACCCGCATCCTGCGTGACCATCTCGCTCCACGCGGCGGCACCGTCATCGAACTCGACATGCGCACGCTCACCCCCACGACCGTGTGCGACGCACTCGTCGACCATCGCGCGACAGCCCTCCTTCTCCTGGTCGGCCACCCGGACCCGGCAGTGCCGATCGTCAAGTCTGTGCGCCGCGACCAGCGCCTCACCGAGATCATGATCGGTGCTCCAGCCGGGCAACCCGAACTCCCCGAGTGGGCGACCATGCTGGGCGCGGACAGCGCCGGGGTTCCGTTCCTGCGCTACCTGCCCGAACGCCTCAGCCCACTCGGTGCACGAGTTGAGACAGCCCTCCGCGAGCAGCTGGCCGAAGCGCCCTCCTTCGTCGCCTTCGAGGGTTACGACACGATCGCCGTCCTCGCCGATGTGCTGCGTTCATACGGCACGGACCGGTCGAGCACTGCCGCATCCTGGCCGCGCGTCGCAGTCGAAGGCACCCGCGGAAAGATCCAGTTCTCCCGCACGCCAGGCGTCAGTGTCTGGCAATGGGCGTCGACGCCGATCCAAGTCGTCGATCGAGATCCGGCGGAACCCGATCGCTTCCGGATCCTCCACGCCAGTTGA
- a CDS encoding patatin-like phospholipase family protein, with product MSGTALVLGGGGPVGGAWLAGVLAGLTEAGIDLSSADVVIGTSAGAVFGSRLLSGVPAAELYERQLSGADAIRLPVTARQTAHFLWAALGSRDPQRSIERLARAAVRARTGPESEVFDTVGALLGDVRDWPERELRITAIDARTGQLGVFDSPSGVTLLEAVAASCAVPVVWPPVTVAGRRWMDGGSRSTANLQLARGYRRVLALVPIPRAVGPHPSASQQAAELSDGGARVVLLSPDRTARRIMGRNMTDDTRRPAAAQAGHAQARALAPSVADLWQG from the coding sequence GTGTCCGGCACCGCACTCGTGCTCGGCGGCGGTGGACCGGTGGGCGGAGCCTGGTTGGCCGGAGTGCTGGCCGGGCTCACCGAAGCCGGGATCGATCTCAGCAGCGCCGACGTCGTGATCGGTACCTCCGCGGGTGCCGTCTTCGGATCCCGGCTCCTGTCCGGCGTCCCGGCCGCAGAGCTGTACGAGCGCCAGCTCTCTGGAGCAGACGCGATCCGTCTGCCCGTGACAGCGCGCCAGACGGCGCACTTCTTGTGGGCGGCGCTCGGCTCCCGCGATCCTCAGCGGTCCATCGAACGCCTCGCCCGGGCAGCGGTACGCGCCCGGACCGGCCCGGAATCGGAGGTCTTCGACACAGTCGGCGCACTCCTGGGCGACGTACGTGACTGGCCTGAGCGAGAGCTGAGGATCACCGCGATCGACGCGCGGACCGGACAGCTCGGGGTGTTCGACTCGCCTTCCGGGGTGACGCTCCTCGAAGCGGTCGCGGCGAGCTGCGCCGTGCCCGTCGTATGGCCGCCGGTTACCGTAGCGGGCCGGCGCTGGATGGATGGTGGCAGTCGCTCGACCGCCAACCTCCAGCTCGCACGCGGGTACCGGCGGGTGCTGGCGCTCGTGCCGATCCCCCGGGCGGTTGGGCCGCATCCGAGCGCCTCGCAGCAGGCCGCGGAACTGTCCGACGGCGGGGCACGCGTCGTCCTGCTGTCCCCGGACCGTACCGCGCGCCGCATCATGGGCCGCAACATGACGGACGACACACGCCGGCCGGCTGCCGCCCAGGCGGGCCACGCCCAGGCCCGTGCACTGGCCCCTTCGGTAGCCGACCTCTGGCAAGGGTGA
- a CDS encoding TetR/AcrR family transcriptional regulator, translated as MGDRPPAGRRDALRNRRLLTDKAREVFAEQGLDAPLDEIARRAGVGNATLYRHFPTRAALVDEVFRDAFADTTVAGERARTAEDAWAGLTEYLRTVFAGLAADRGTNDLMTTNLEGVTALEAIHAHNRETIDGLLRRGQEQGTIRPDITTEDLLFTLAALGRAVPALTTVAPDAWLRPLALLLDGLRARSATPPLPAPALTSAQLGTVLLTLGPHRRR; from the coding sequence ATGGGCGACCGTCCGCCGGCAGGACGCCGCGATGCGCTGCGCAACCGGAGGTTGCTGACGGACAAGGCCCGCGAGGTCTTCGCCGAACAGGGCTTGGATGCCCCGCTTGACGAAATCGCCCGGCGGGCGGGTGTCGGCAACGCCACCCTCTACCGCCACTTCCCGACCCGTGCCGCGCTGGTCGACGAGGTCTTCCGGGATGCGTTCGCTGACACCACAGTGGCGGGCGAACGGGCACGAACCGCCGAAGACGCATGGGCAGGACTGACGGAGTACCTACGCACAGTGTTCGCGGGCCTGGCCGCGGACCGCGGCACCAACGACCTCATGACCACGAACCTGGAAGGCGTCACTGCCCTGGAGGCGATCCACGCCCACAACCGCGAAACCATCGACGGGTTGCTCCGGCGCGGTCAGGAGCAGGGCACCATCCGCCCGGACATCACCACCGAGGACCTGCTCTTCACCCTGGCAGCGCTGGGCCGGGCCGTTCCCGCGCTCACCACGGTCGCCCCGGATGCCTGGCTCCGCCCGCTCGCCCTGCTCCTCGACGGCCTTCGCGCCCGCTCGGCCACGCCCCCTCTGCCCGCGCCGGCACTCACTTCCGCCCAGCTCGGCACGGTGCTGCTCACACTGGGTCCGCACAGGCGGCGTTGA
- a CDS encoding ArnT family glycosyltransferase yields the protein MAAVLAAVLVALSGRYGFHRDELYFLLAGRHPAWGYVDQPPLTPLLARVGAAVFGASPTGLRVIPALLSACSVVLTALLARELGAGRGGQIFAAGCCACSGYVLAMGHLLSTSTFDLTAELGVLLLTLRLLRTRDPRWWPALGVVTGVTLLNKQLVLSLLVALLLALPLDLLVTRPWRELARRPRLGSAGLLLGPLLALFLALLIGAPTLWWQATHGWPELKVARVLSHVQGVSGRLLFLPLQLLQFSPILVPVAIVGLRRLLRDDELRWARPLALAYPVLCILVLIGGGKPYYPLPLLLAVTAAGCEPVVHRARRSWRTLTPLLLLAATTSALAALPVLPVSAVAATNAIDIDQGEQVGWPQFTRTTAAAWTAIPAAQRAHAVLLTSNYGEAGALARYGPAYGLPIAYSGHMSLYDWGPPPDSYDGPVLLVEQADGQHRLERPFTNCHAAGRIDNGHGIGNQEQHADVVLCEGAHQQWSVLWPSLRQY from the coding sequence GTGGCGGCTGTTCTCGCCGCAGTGTTGGTCGCGCTGTCCGGGCGGTACGGCTTTCACCGCGACGAGCTCTACTTCCTGCTCGCCGGCCGGCATCCGGCCTGGGGCTACGTCGACCAGCCGCCGCTGACCCCGTTGCTCGCCCGGGTCGGCGCTGCCGTCTTCGGCGCGAGCCCGACAGGTCTGCGGGTCATACCCGCACTGCTCTCCGCATGCTCCGTGGTGCTGACGGCCCTGCTGGCCCGGGAGTTGGGAGCCGGTCGTGGCGGGCAGATCTTCGCGGCAGGATGCTGTGCCTGCTCCGGGTATGTCCTGGCCATGGGCCACTTGCTGTCCACCAGTACCTTCGATCTGACGGCAGAGCTGGGCGTTCTGCTCCTGACGCTCCGGCTGCTGCGGACCAGAGACCCCCGCTGGTGGCCGGCTCTGGGCGTGGTGACCGGGGTGACGCTGCTGAACAAACAGCTCGTCCTGTCGCTGCTCGTCGCATTGCTCCTCGCGCTGCCGCTGGATCTGCTGGTGACCCGCCCCTGGCGCGAGCTCGCGCGGCGCCCCCGGCTCGGCAGCGCAGGGCTGCTGCTCGGACCGCTGCTGGCGTTGTTCCTCGCGCTCCTCATCGGCGCACCCACACTCTGGTGGCAGGCCACGCACGGCTGGCCCGAGCTGAAGGTGGCCCGCGTTCTCAGCCACGTCCAAGGCGTGTCGGGACGGCTGCTGTTCCTACCGCTCCAGTTGCTCCAGTTCTCCCCGATCCTCGTTCCGGTCGCGATAGTCGGCCTGCGCCGGCTGCTCCGCGATGACGAACTGCGCTGGGCCCGGCCGCTGGCGCTCGCCTACCCGGTGCTCTGCATCCTGGTGCTCATCGGCGGTGGAAAGCCGTACTACCCGCTCCCGCTGCTGCTCGCCGTGACGGCGGCCGGCTGCGAACCCGTCGTCCACCGTGCCCGACGGTCCTGGCGAACCCTCACCCCCCTCCTTCTCCTGGCGGCGACCACCAGCGCCCTGGCCGCCCTGCCCGTGCTGCCGGTCTCGGCGGTCGCCGCGACCAACGCCATCGACATCGACCAGGGCGAGCAGGTCGGCTGGCCCCAATTCACCCGTACCACCGCGGCCGCCTGGACCGCGATCCCCGCAGCACAGCGCGCCCACGCTGTCCTGCTCACCTCGAACTACGGCGAGGCGGGCGCCCTCGCCCGCTATGGGCCCGCCTACGGGCTCCCCATCGCCTACTCCGGTCACATGAGCCTGTACGACTGGGGCCCGCCCCCGGACAGTTACGACGGCCCCGTCCTGCTGGTGGAACAGGCCGACGGTCAGCACCGCCTGGAACGGCCCTTCACCAACTGCCACGCCGCTGGCCGGATCGACAACGGCCATGGCATCGGCAACCAGGAGCAGCACGCAGATGTCGTGCTGTGCGAAGGCGCACACCAGCAGTGGTCCGTGCTCTGGCCGTCCCTGCGCCAGTACTGA
- the pcp gene encoding pyroglutamyl-peptidase I: MTRVLITGFAPFDGERINPSWQAASLVAAEPPTGLTVTATELPCVFGESLDTLRDAIRETNPDLVLCLGQAGGRPGVTVERVGINVDDARIPDNAGHQPVDEPVVPGGPAAYFSTLPVKACVAAMRTAGVPASVSNTAGTFVCNHVAYGLGHLIATEFPHARGGFVHVPWAPEQITDGAAPALEPTTVAHGLRALLIAAAHTPAGHDLKVTEGATH, from the coding sequence ATGACCCGCGTGCTCATCACCGGCTTCGCCCCGTTCGACGGCGAGCGGATCAACCCGTCCTGGCAGGCCGCCTCCCTCGTCGCCGCCGAGCCGCCCACCGGGCTCACGGTCACCGCCACCGAACTCCCCTGTGTCTTCGGCGAGTCCCTCGACACCCTGCGCGACGCCATCCGCGAGACGAACCCCGACCTGGTCCTGTGTCTGGGCCAGGCAGGGGGCCGCCCCGGCGTCACCGTGGAACGCGTCGGCATCAACGTCGACGACGCCCGTATCCCCGACAACGCCGGCCACCAGCCCGTCGACGAGCCCGTGGTCCCGGGTGGCCCCGCCGCGTACTTCTCCACCCTGCCCGTGAAGGCCTGCGTTGCCGCGATGCGCACGGCCGGGGTCCCGGCCTCCGTCTCCAACACGGCCGGTACGTTCGTGTGCAACCACGTCGCGTACGGCCTCGGCCACCTCATCGCCACCGAATTCCCGCACGCCCGGGGCGGTTTCGTGCACGTCCCCTGGGCACCGGAACAGATCACGGACGGCGCCGCCCCGGCCCTGGAGCCCACCACGGTCGCCCATGGACTGCGCGCCCTGCTGATCGCCGCCGCCCACACCCCCGCGGGGCACGACCTGAAGGTCACGGAGGGAGCCACCCACTGA
- a CDS encoding DUF979 domain-containing protein: MIKVEWLYWLVGLVFVVMAVQMAADRSNPKRWTSAAFWGLLGLAFPYGTGVANATAKNGGWTLPAEPLGVAVLALIVLAGFNFLGKGTPVTSTTEEREASATRLGSRIFIPALTIPLVAIVCASVLDTSGLFETGKATLLGLGVGCLVGLVVGMLVTGERKLSVPLHSGRSMLEAMGSALLLPQLLAVLGSIFALAGVGTQVGKIVHDVLPDNSKYLAVIAYCVGMFLFTVIMGNAFAAFPVMTAAIGWPVLIQQMHGNPPAVLAIGMLAGFSGTLCTPMAANFNIVPATLLELKDQYGPIKAQIPTALPLLVCSTVTMAVFAF, translated from the coding sequence GTGATCAAGGTCGAATGGCTCTACTGGCTGGTGGGTCTCGTCTTCGTCGTCATGGCCGTGCAGATGGCCGCCGACCGCAGCAACCCCAAGCGGTGGACGTCCGCCGCGTTCTGGGGTCTGCTCGGGCTGGCCTTCCCCTACGGCACCGGTGTCGCCAACGCCACCGCGAAGAACGGCGGTTGGACCCTGCCCGCCGAACCGCTCGGCGTCGCGGTCCTCGCCCTGATCGTGCTCGCCGGCTTCAACTTCCTCGGCAAGGGCACCCCGGTCACCAGCACCACCGAGGAACGCGAGGCCTCCGCGACCCGGCTCGGCAGCAGGATCTTCATCCCCGCCCTGACGATCCCGCTCGTGGCCATCGTCTGCGCCTCCGTGCTCGACACGTCCGGCCTGTTCGAGACGGGCAAGGCCACCCTCCTCGGGCTCGGCGTCGGCTGCCTCGTCGGCCTCGTCGTCGGCATGCTGGTCACCGGCGAGCGGAAGCTGTCCGTGCCGCTGCACTCCGGGCGTTCCATGCTGGAGGCGATGGGCTCCGCCCTGCTGCTGCCCCAACTCCTCGCCGTACTAGGCTCGATCTTCGCGCTGGCCGGGGTCGGCACCCAGGTCGGCAAGATCGTGCACGACGTCCTGCCGGACAACTCCAAGTACCTCGCCGTCATCGCGTACTGCGTCGGCATGTTCCTGTTCACCGTGATCATGGGCAACGCGTTCGCCGCGTTCCCCGTGATGACCGCGGCGATCGGCTGGCCCGTCCTCATCCAGCAGATGCACGGAAATCCGCCGGCCGTCCTCGCGATCGGCATGCTGGCCGGCTTCTCGGGGACGCTGTGCACGCCGATGGCCGCGAACTTCAACATCGTCCCGGCCACCCTGCTCGAACTGAAGGACCAGTACGGCCCGATCAAGGCCCAGATCCCGACCGCCCTCCCGCTCCTGGTCTGCTCCACCGTGACCATGGCGGTGTTCGCGTTCTGA
- a CDS encoding DUF969 domain-containing protein: protein MIVLLGVVVVILGFVTRRNPVLVVGVAGVFTGLIGGMNPLEVLAAFGRSFADSRSVTVFAVVLPVIGLLERYGLREQARRLIGRLGSLSAGRFLTVYLLVRQVTAAFGLNSIGGPAQTVRPLVAPMAEAAAERSTGAPLPERLREKVRSYAASADTVGVFFGEDCFIAIGSILLITGFVNSTYHQNLEPTQLALWAIPLAVCAFLVHGARLLLLDRQLQRDMALAVAEHELPLPKGSDK from the coding sequence ATGATCGTTCTCCTCGGCGTGGTCGTGGTGATCCTCGGATTCGTCACGCGCCGCAATCCCGTCCTCGTGGTGGGCGTCGCCGGTGTCTTCACCGGACTGATCGGCGGAATGAACCCGCTGGAGGTCCTCGCGGCCTTCGGCCGGTCCTTCGCCGACAGCCGCTCGGTCACCGTCTTCGCCGTCGTCCTGCCCGTGATCGGCCTCCTGGAGCGCTACGGCCTGCGGGAACAGGCACGCAGACTGATCGGCCGGCTCGGCAGCCTCAGCGCCGGCCGGTTCCTCACGGTCTATCTGCTGGTCCGTCAGGTCACGGCGGCGTTCGGCCTCAACAGCATCGGCGGTCCCGCGCAGACGGTACGGCCCCTCGTCGCCCCCATGGCCGAGGCCGCCGCCGAGCGCTCGACCGGCGCGCCGCTGCCCGAACGCCTCCGCGAGAAGGTGCGTTCCTACGCCGCGTCGGCCGACACCGTGGGCGTGTTCTTCGGTGAGGACTGTTTCATCGCGATCGGCTCGATCCTCCTGATCACGGGATTCGTCAACTCGACGTACCACCAGAACCTGGAGCCGACGCAGCTGGCCCTGTGGGCGATACCGCTCGCCGTCTGCGCCTTCCTCGTCCACGGTGCCCGCCTGCTGCTCCTGGACCGCCAGTTGCAGCGGGACATGGCGCTCGCCGTCGCCGAACACGAGTTGCCGCTGCCGAAGGGATCCGACAAGTGA
- a CDS encoding 5-oxoprolinase subunit PxpA, with the protein MIDLNADLGEGFGRWTLTDDDALLSVVTSANVACGFHAGDPSVMRRVCDLAAARGVRIGAQVSYRDLAGFGRRAMDVPADELAAETAYQIGALRVFAQAAGAEVAYVKPHGALYNRTVHDAEQAAAVVAGVRMAGGALPVLGLPGSPLLTAAEEVGLTAVPEAFADRAYTPAGTLVPRREPDAVVSDEDTVVRRALAFAMHGAVEAVDGTTVPVAARSLCVHGDTPGAARIAVRVREALTAAGVEVGAFA; encoded by the coding sequence GTGATCGACCTCAACGCGGACCTCGGTGAAGGCTTCGGCCGCTGGACCCTCACCGACGACGACGCCCTGCTCTCCGTCGTGACCAGCGCCAACGTCGCCTGCGGATTCCACGCGGGCGACCCCTCGGTGATGCGCCGCGTCTGCGACCTCGCCGCCGCACGCGGCGTCCGCATCGGCGCCCAGGTGTCCTACCGCGACCTGGCCGGCTTCGGCCGCCGCGCCATGGACGTACCGGCCGACGAACTGGCCGCCGAGACGGCCTACCAGATCGGGGCGCTGCGGGTCTTCGCCCAGGCCGCCGGGGCCGAGGTCGCCTACGTCAAGCCGCACGGCGCGCTCTACAACCGCACGGTGCACGACGCCGAACAGGCCGCGGCCGTGGTGGCCGGCGTACGCATGGCCGGCGGAGCGCTCCCGGTGCTCGGCCTGCCCGGGTCACCGCTGCTGACCGCCGCCGAGGAGGTGGGTCTCACCGCCGTACCGGAGGCCTTCGCGGACCGCGCCTACACCCCCGCCGGCACCCTCGTGCCGCGCCGCGAGCCCGATGCCGTGGTGAGCGACGAGGACACGGTGGTCCGGCGCGCGCTCGCCTTCGCGATGCACGGAGCCGTCGAGGCCGTGGACGGTACGACCGTCCCGGTGGCCGCCCGCTCCCTGTGCGTGCACGGCGACACTCCGGGCGCCGCCCGGATCGCGGTGCGGGTGCGCGAGGCTCTCACGGCGGCCGGGGTCGAGGTCGGGGCCTTCGCATGA
- a CDS encoding allophanate hydrolase subunit 1 — protein MTPGRSVDLPTQSRSVKVRPAGRHALLVELPDAERTGAFHAEILRRRAAGTLPPVADIVPGARTVLLDGVAHPRELARRIADWDVPSPADDAGGVVEIPVRYDGPDLAQVAALWGVGVDEAAARHCAYTYRVAFCGFAPGFGYLTGLPAELHVPRHATPRTRVPAGAVALAGPYSAVYPRATPGGWQLIGTMPDPTPLWDLGGETPALLTPGTRVRFVPEGGTP, from the coding sequence ATGACCCCGGGCCGGTCCGTGGACTTGCCGACGCAGAGTCGGTCGGTGAAGGTGCGCCCCGCCGGGCGGCACGCCCTGCTCGTCGAACTGCCGGACGCCGAGCGCACCGGAGCCTTCCACGCCGAAATCCTGCGCCGGCGCGCCGCGGGCACCCTGCCGCCGGTCGCGGACATCGTGCCGGGCGCGCGCACCGTACTCCTGGACGGCGTCGCGCACCCGCGCGAACTCGCGCGCCGGATCGCCGACTGGGACGTGCCGTCCCCCGCCGACGACGCCGGGGGAGTGGTGGAGATCCCCGTACGCTACGACGGACCGGACCTGGCCCAGGTGGCTGCCCTGTGGGGCGTCGGCGTCGACGAGGCCGCCGCCCGGCACTGCGCGTACACCTACCGCGTCGCCTTCTGCGGCTTCGCCCCCGGCTTCGGCTACCTCACCGGCCTGCCCGCCGAACTGCACGTCCCGCGCCACGCCACACCCCGCACTCGGGTCCCGGCCGGCGCGGTCGCGCTCGCCGGCCCCTACAGCGCGGTGTACCCGCGCGCCACCCCCGGCGGCTGGCAGCTGATCGGCACCATGCCGGACCCGACTCCGCTGTGGGACCTCGGCGGGGAGACGCCGGCCCTCCTCACGCCGGGCACACGGGTGCGGTTCGTACCCGAGGGCGGCACACCATGA
- a CDS encoding biotin-dependent carboxyltransferase family protein produces MTAKLTVVRSGALTTVQDRGRRGHAHLGVPRSGAVDAPAMTLANRLLGNAPDAAVLETTLTGCALRPDRGVTVVVGGAPCPVTVDGRPAAWGVPVRLPAGAVLNAGGVSAGVRSYVAVAGGIAVEPVLGSRSTDLLSGLGPAPLRDGDVLPLGAPARQPVLPDAAPWPAPPTELTLPLRLGPRADWFTPAALRTLTSATYRVSQHSNRIGLRTEGPPLERVSAGELPSEGMVLGAVQVPPDGRPVVFLHDHPTTGGYPVIGVVAEPALAAAAQAAAGTPIRFTAE; encoded by the coding sequence ATGACCGCCAAGCTCACCGTCGTACGCTCCGGTGCCCTCACCACGGTCCAGGACCGGGGCCGGCGCGGCCATGCCCACCTGGGCGTTCCCCGCTCCGGCGCCGTGGACGCCCCCGCCATGACCCTGGCCAACCGGCTCCTCGGCAACGCCCCCGACGCCGCCGTGCTGGAGACCACCCTGACCGGCTGCGCGCTGCGCCCCGACCGCGGCGTCACCGTCGTGGTCGGCGGTGCGCCCTGCCCGGTGACGGTCGACGGCCGGCCGGCCGCCTGGGGCGTGCCCGTACGGCTGCCCGCGGGCGCCGTCCTGAACGCCGGCGGTGTGAGCGCGGGCGTGCGCTCCTACGTGGCCGTCGCCGGCGGCATCGCCGTCGAACCGGTACTCGGCAGCCGTTCGACGGATCTGCTCTCCGGACTCGGCCCGGCGCCCCTGCGCGACGGGGACGTCCTCCCCCTGGGCGCTCCCGCCCGGCAACCGGTGCTCCCCGATGCCGCCCCTTGGCCGGCGCCACCCACCGAACTGACCCTCCCGCTGCGCCTCGGCCCCCGCGCCGACTGGTTCACCCCCGCCGCGCTGCGCACCCTCACCTCGGCGACGTACCGCGTGTCGCAGCACAGCAACCGCATCGGCCTGCGCACCGAAGGACCGCCGCTGGAGCGCGTGTCGGCGGGCGAGCTGCCGAGCGAGGGCATGGTGCTCGGTGCCGTGCAGGTGCCCCCGGACGGGCGTCCGGTGGTGTTCCTGCACGACCACCCGACCACCGGCGGCTACCCGGTGATCGGCGTCGTCGCCGAGCCGGCGCTGGCGGCGGCGGCCCAGGCCGCGGCGGGCACGCCGATCCGCTTCACCGCGGAGTGA